One Ostrea edulis chromosome 2, xbOstEdul1.1, whole genome shotgun sequence genomic region harbors:
- the LOC125680275 gene encoding islet cell autoantigen 1-like isoform X2: MTTQGYSGPNYDKWVERTETSTFHKMKETFWTTKQAVIQKLGKKEDEHVVASDSELDSKLEVFRAIQKSSMLLLRVLEKYQDRLCVLSQEENSTGRFLKSQSNLDKTRAGKMMAAVGKSQSFAAQQRLSLRVPLVRLYQEVETFRYRAISDTLMTINRMEAARTEYRGALLWMKNVSEELDPDTYKQLEKFRKVQAQVRKTKAKFDKLKLDVMQKVDLLAASRCNMFSHVLANYQSTLLHFWEKTSRTMTAVAESFKGYQYYEFNIIKELAEPSKKLSEETSKSEPAERDTEEDFDPSNCEKCMDRRSREDSDNPMSSSSYLEDDRLIAFDEDEGETENADIKNDSLQNLYDMSTESQNNSTDLGNNVQDTAPFIEMEDDSTGVKEEDFDFSGAFMSSEKPAGPKSEKVISDLLADDLPLGQDDTDRDDLTILNEILNAPSTGGDDFSKEWQAVFGTMPLSAGATYTPGETDQAEFMPSNLLDLNKQMSGMSLSQSTPTTGAQASSKAPVVNKSHQQPSKSKSSKQGKKDMSAWFNLFADLDPLSNPDAVGKTSEDVTDAQF; the protein is encoded by the exons ATGAC GACCCAGGGCTATTCGGGGCCCAATTATGATAAGTGGGTGGAAAGAACGGAAACCTCGACTTTCCATAAAATGAAGGAGACTTTTTGGACCACGAAACAAGCTGTCATACAGAAGCTGGGCAAGAAAGAAGATGAGCATGTGGTGGCCTCCGACTCCGAACTGGACTCCAAATTAGAG GTATTTCGAGCAATCCAGAAATCATCCATGTTGTTATTGAGAGTTTTAGAGAAATACCAGGACAGGTTGTGTG TATTATCACAAGAAGAGAATTCCACAGGGAGGTTTTTGAAATCCCAAAGTAATCTGGACAAGACAAGAGCAGGGAAGATGATGGCTGCTGTTGGAAAATCACAAAGTTTTGCTGCTCAACAAAG GTTGTCATTGAGAGTGCCTCTAGTTCGACTGTACCAGGAAGTAGAAACATTCCGATATCGTGCCATATCTGACACACTCATGACTATAAATAGAATGGAGGCTGCTAGGACGGAGTACAGGGGAGCTCTTCTGTGGATGAAGAACGTGTCCGAGGAACTCGATCCTGACACGTACAAACAGTTAGAAAAGTTCCGAAAA GTTCAGGCCCAGGTGAGGAAGACGAAGGCCAAGTTTGACAAGCTGAAGTTGGACGTGATGCAGAAGGTGGATCTACTGGCCGCCTCTCGTTGTAACATGTTCTCACACGTCCTTGCCAACTACCAGTCCACATTGCTCCACTTCTGGGAGAAAACCTCGCGCACCATGACAGCGGTGGCAGAGAGCTTTAAAGGATACCAATATTACGAATTTAACATTATAAAG GAACTTGCTGAGCCAAGCAAAAAGTTGTCGGAGGAGACCTCCAAGTCAGAACCAGCAGAGAGAGACACAGAGGAGGATTTTGATCCCAGCAA CTGTGAAAAATGCATGGATAGAAGGTCGAGAGAAGATTCTGATAACCCCATGTCCAGTTCATCTTACCTGGAAGACGATAG GTTGATAGCATTTGATGAGGATGAAGGGGAAACAGAAAATGCtgatattaaaaatgacagtCTACAAAACCTGTATGATATGAGTACAGAAA GTCAGAACAATTCCACTGACCTTGGAAACAATGTCCAGGACACTGCTCCATTTATAGAGATGGAGGATGACTCGACAGGTGTGAAAGAGGAAGATTTCGATTTCTCTGGAGCCTTCATGTCGAGTGAGAAGCCAGCCGGACCTAAATCAGAAAAAG TGATCTCTGACCTTTTGGCTGATGATCTGCCCCTGGGTCAGGATGATACAGACAGAGATGACCTGACCATTCTGAATGAGATTCTGAATGCCCCCTCCACGGGTGGAGATGACTTCTCTAAGGAGTGGCAAGCTGTCTTTGGGACCATGCCCCTGTCAGCGGGTGCCACCTACACCCCAGGGGAGACGGACCAGGCGGAGTTCATGCCCTCCAATCTGCTGGATCTCAACAAACAGATGTCAGGCATGAGTTTATCTCAGA GTACCCCAACTACTGGAGCGCAGGCCTCAAGTAAAGCCCCTGTAGTCAACAAGTCACATCAACAGCCCTCCAAATCAAAATCCAGCAAACAG ggAAAGAAGGACATGTCAGCCTGGTTCAATTTGTTTGCCGACCTGGATCCTCTCTCAAACCCGGACGCAGTCGGTAAGACGTCAGAGGACGTCACGGATGCACAGTTCTGA
- the LOC125680275 gene encoding islet cell autoantigen 1-like isoform X3 yields MTTQGYSGPNYDKWVERTETSTFHKMKETFWTTKQAVIQKLGKKEDEHVVASDSELDSKLEVFRAIQKSSMLLLRVLEKYQDRLCVLSQEENSTGRFLKSQSNLDKTRAGKMMAAVGKSQSFAAQQRLSLRVPLVRLYQEVETFRYRAISDTLMTINRMEAARTEYRGALLWMKNVSEELDPDTYKQLEKFRKVQAQVRKTKAKFDKLKLDVMQKVDLLAASRCNMFSHVLANYQSTLLHFWEKTSRTMTAVAESFKGYQYYEFNIIKELAEPSKKLSEETSKSEPAERDTEEDFDPSKLIAFDEDEGETENADIKNDSLQNLYDMSTESQNNSTDLGNNVQDTAPFIEMEDDSTGVKEEDFDFSGAFMSSEKPAGPKSEKVISDLLADDLPLGQDDTDRDDLTILNEILNAPSTGGDDFSKEWQAVFGTMPLSAGATYTPGETDQAEFMPSNLLDLNKQMSGMSLSQSTPTTGAQASSKAPVVNKSHQQPSKSKSSKQGKKDMSAWFNLFADLDPLSNPDAVGKTSEDVTDAQF; encoded by the exons ATGAC GACCCAGGGCTATTCGGGGCCCAATTATGATAAGTGGGTGGAAAGAACGGAAACCTCGACTTTCCATAAAATGAAGGAGACTTTTTGGACCACGAAACAAGCTGTCATACAGAAGCTGGGCAAGAAAGAAGATGAGCATGTGGTGGCCTCCGACTCCGAACTGGACTCCAAATTAGAG GTATTTCGAGCAATCCAGAAATCATCCATGTTGTTATTGAGAGTTTTAGAGAAATACCAGGACAGGTTGTGTG TATTATCACAAGAAGAGAATTCCACAGGGAGGTTTTTGAAATCCCAAAGTAATCTGGACAAGACAAGAGCAGGGAAGATGATGGCTGCTGTTGGAAAATCACAAAGTTTTGCTGCTCAACAAAG GTTGTCATTGAGAGTGCCTCTAGTTCGACTGTACCAGGAAGTAGAAACATTCCGATATCGTGCCATATCTGACACACTCATGACTATAAATAGAATGGAGGCTGCTAGGACGGAGTACAGGGGAGCTCTTCTGTGGATGAAGAACGTGTCCGAGGAACTCGATCCTGACACGTACAAACAGTTAGAAAAGTTCCGAAAA GTTCAGGCCCAGGTGAGGAAGACGAAGGCCAAGTTTGACAAGCTGAAGTTGGACGTGATGCAGAAGGTGGATCTACTGGCCGCCTCTCGTTGTAACATGTTCTCACACGTCCTTGCCAACTACCAGTCCACATTGCTCCACTTCTGGGAGAAAACCTCGCGCACCATGACAGCGGTGGCAGAGAGCTTTAAAGGATACCAATATTACGAATTTAACATTATAAAG GAACTTGCTGAGCCAAGCAAAAAGTTGTCGGAGGAGACCTCCAAGTCAGAACCAGCAGAGAGAGACACAGAGGAGGATTTTGATCCCAGCAA GTTGATAGCATTTGATGAGGATGAAGGGGAAACAGAAAATGCtgatattaaaaatgacagtCTACAAAACCTGTATGATATGAGTACAGAAA GTCAGAACAATTCCACTGACCTTGGAAACAATGTCCAGGACACTGCTCCATTTATAGAGATGGAGGATGACTCGACAGGTGTGAAAGAGGAAGATTTCGATTTCTCTGGAGCCTTCATGTCGAGTGAGAAGCCAGCCGGACCTAAATCAGAAAAAG TGATCTCTGACCTTTTGGCTGATGATCTGCCCCTGGGTCAGGATGATACAGACAGAGATGACCTGACCATTCTGAATGAGATTCTGAATGCCCCCTCCACGGGTGGAGATGACTTCTCTAAGGAGTGGCAAGCTGTCTTTGGGACCATGCCCCTGTCAGCGGGTGCCACCTACACCCCAGGGGAGACGGACCAGGCGGAGTTCATGCCCTCCAATCTGCTGGATCTCAACAAACAGATGTCAGGCATGAGTTTATCTCAGA GTACCCCAACTACTGGAGCGCAGGCCTCAAGTAAAGCCCCTGTAGTCAACAAGTCACATCAACAGCCCTCCAAATCAAAATCCAGCAAACAG ggAAAGAAGGACATGTCAGCCTGGTTCAATTTGTTTGCCGACCTGGATCCTCTCTCAAACCCGGACGCAGTCGGTAAGACGTCAGAGGACGTCACGGATGCACAGTTCTGA
- the LOC125680276 gene encoding phosphatidylethanolamine-binding protein 4-like isoform X2 encodes MKIEGRKSLRPEQGDKRNVNLAQKKNKTQQKTDVHIFLSNQYQTMRNSIFFVVVVLFFWEGFMVCQLLQDNCRSGATLTLTSPGGGAVYSQCGATIDKVEAKEAPAVHFEQVQPGTLYTLVMVDPDAPFRDSPTQKYWLHWLVTNIKGDNLISGNVLGGDEIKQYNPPTPPKAKPGTPNPHRYLFYLLEQNGTSDTSLVNPQSRGQFKLDEFVSANGKIVASFQYTTSY; translated from the exons ATGAAAATAGAGGGGAGAAAAAG CCTCAGACCCGAGCAGGGGGATAAAAGGAACGTTAACCTCGCACAGAAAAAGAACAAAACACAACAAAAGACAGATGTACACATCTTCCTCAGCAACCAATACCAAAC CATGAGAAATTCTATCTTCTTTGTCGTCGTCGTCCTTTTCTTTTGGGAGGGATTCATGGTCTGCCAGCTCCTCCAGGACAACTGTCGTTCTGGCGCCACCCTCACGCTGACCAGCCCCGGGGGTGGTGCCGTGTACAGCCAGTGTGGTGCTACCATTGACAAGGTGGAGGCCAAGGAGGCACCCGCTGTACACTTTGAACAGGTCCAACCT GGCACTCTATACACCTTGGTGATGGTAGATCCTGATGCGCCATTCCGGGACAGCCCGACCCAGAAATATTGGCTGCACTGGCTGGTCACGAATATCAAG GGTGATAATTTGATCAGCGGAAATGTATTAGGTGGTGACGAGATCAAAC AATACAACCCTCCAACTCCACCCAAAGCAAAGCCGGGGACCCCCAACCCCCATAGATATTTATTCTACCTATTGGAACAGAATGGAACTTCCGACACCTCCCTCGTTAACCCTCAGTCCAGGGGTCAATTCAAGTTGGACGAGTTCGTCTCTGCCAATGGCAAGATTGTGGCATCCTTCCAATACACCACAAGTTACTAG
- the LOC125680275 gene encoding islet cell autoantigen 1-like isoform X1 — protein MTTQGYSGPNYDKWVERTETSTFHKMKETFWTTKQAVIQKLGKKEDEHVVASDSELDSKLEVFRAIQKSSMLLLRVLEKYQDRLCVLSQEENSTGRFLKSQSNLDKTRAGKMMAAVGKSQSFAAQQRLSLRVPLVRLYQEVETFRYRAISDTLMTINRMEAARTEYRGALLWMKNVSEELDPDTYKQLEKFRKVQAQVRKTKAKFDKLKLDVMQKVDLLAASRCNMFSHVLANYQSTLLHFWEKTSRTMTAVAESFKGYQYYEFNIIKELAEPSKKLSEETSKSEPAERDTEEDFDPSNCEKCMDRRSREDSDNPMSSSSYLEDDSEGICPECGHFYQEEGKKQQSFNVAQRAYTEESSLPSLQQEACLESSDGEETRLIAFDEDEGETENADIKNDSLQNLYDMSTESQNNSTDLGNNVQDTAPFIEMEDDSTGVKEEDFDFSGAFMSSEKPAGPKSEKVISDLLADDLPLGQDDTDRDDLTILNEILNAPSTGGDDFSKEWQAVFGTMPLSAGATYTPGETDQAEFMPSNLLDLNKQMSGMSLSQSTPTTGAQASSKAPVVNKSHQQPSKSKSSKQGKKDMSAWFNLFADLDPLSNPDAVGKTSEDVTDAQF, from the exons ATGAC GACCCAGGGCTATTCGGGGCCCAATTATGATAAGTGGGTGGAAAGAACGGAAACCTCGACTTTCCATAAAATGAAGGAGACTTTTTGGACCACGAAACAAGCTGTCATACAGAAGCTGGGCAAGAAAGAAGATGAGCATGTGGTGGCCTCCGACTCCGAACTGGACTCCAAATTAGAG GTATTTCGAGCAATCCAGAAATCATCCATGTTGTTATTGAGAGTTTTAGAGAAATACCAGGACAGGTTGTGTG TATTATCACAAGAAGAGAATTCCACAGGGAGGTTTTTGAAATCCCAAAGTAATCTGGACAAGACAAGAGCAGGGAAGATGATGGCTGCTGTTGGAAAATCACAAAGTTTTGCTGCTCAACAAAG GTTGTCATTGAGAGTGCCTCTAGTTCGACTGTACCAGGAAGTAGAAACATTCCGATATCGTGCCATATCTGACACACTCATGACTATAAATAGAATGGAGGCTGCTAGGACGGAGTACAGGGGAGCTCTTCTGTGGATGAAGAACGTGTCCGAGGAACTCGATCCTGACACGTACAAACAGTTAGAAAAGTTCCGAAAA GTTCAGGCCCAGGTGAGGAAGACGAAGGCCAAGTTTGACAAGCTGAAGTTGGACGTGATGCAGAAGGTGGATCTACTGGCCGCCTCTCGTTGTAACATGTTCTCACACGTCCTTGCCAACTACCAGTCCACATTGCTCCACTTCTGGGAGAAAACCTCGCGCACCATGACAGCGGTGGCAGAGAGCTTTAAAGGATACCAATATTACGAATTTAACATTATAAAG GAACTTGCTGAGCCAAGCAAAAAGTTGTCGGAGGAGACCTCCAAGTCAGAACCAGCAGAGAGAGACACAGAGGAGGATTTTGATCCCAGCAA CTGTGAAAAATGCATGGATAGAAGGTCGAGAGAAGATTCTGATAACCCCATGTCCAGTTCATCTTACCTGGAAGACGATAG TGAAGGAATATGTCCCGAATGTGGACATTTTTACCAAGAAGAGGGAAAGAAGCAGCAAAGTTTTAATGTAGCACAGAGAGCTTACACTGAGGAGAGTAGTCTCCCTTCTCTACAACAGGAAGCATGTTTAGAATCCAGTGATGGTGAAGAGACTAG GTTGATAGCATTTGATGAGGATGAAGGGGAAACAGAAAATGCtgatattaaaaatgacagtCTACAAAACCTGTATGATATGAGTACAGAAA GTCAGAACAATTCCACTGACCTTGGAAACAATGTCCAGGACACTGCTCCATTTATAGAGATGGAGGATGACTCGACAGGTGTGAAAGAGGAAGATTTCGATTTCTCTGGAGCCTTCATGTCGAGTGAGAAGCCAGCCGGACCTAAATCAGAAAAAG TGATCTCTGACCTTTTGGCTGATGATCTGCCCCTGGGTCAGGATGATACAGACAGAGATGACCTGACCATTCTGAATGAGATTCTGAATGCCCCCTCCACGGGTGGAGATGACTTCTCTAAGGAGTGGCAAGCTGTCTTTGGGACCATGCCCCTGTCAGCGGGTGCCACCTACACCCCAGGGGAGACGGACCAGGCGGAGTTCATGCCCTCCAATCTGCTGGATCTCAACAAACAGATGTCAGGCATGAGTTTATCTCAGA GTACCCCAACTACTGGAGCGCAGGCCTCAAGTAAAGCCCCTGTAGTCAACAAGTCACATCAACAGCCCTCCAAATCAAAATCCAGCAAACAG ggAAAGAAGGACATGTCAGCCTGGTTCAATTTGTTTGCCGACCTGGATCCTCTCTCAAACCCGGACGCAGTCGGTAAGACGTCAGAGGACGTCACGGATGCACAGTTCTGA
- the LOC125680274 gene encoding E3 ubiquitin-protein ligase TRIM71-like, whose protein sequence is MEETEETLAELVESNFLKCSSCCHDYQSPRLLPCLHSLCEECIQKLPRQTSSIADDQKSSENLPNGNVIERFSCPVCVSSISLPEGGGGTFQSNAFLQDLCQLYKYKHDKDRKCDYCTFAGKTVDAVSLCLNCHDDMCGDCQEAHHKTKITRNHQVVPYEQIRNGLYDQDIREHQSLKCEEHENNSLTSFCTDCEALLCPKCQTPEHGGHNVVDLDNALPKYSKQIKGLISSIKTRLPSIQNYCEFLEKYAENLDQTKQQLLTDTQTQADSLHSMIDECKNKLQQEIKETCETEMDQAKDKLKNLQVASGSLHNNAYFLNQLMAHGKPEEVLAMHREITTRLTQLIKMQLDGLTSKLRIGFLPGASTEQNLQTLFGKLSNDMVPIGKSESTQLAGDELKITSMLPNVKNTAEFLLAFDSEGTDENRDIWPTGMSVTKKDNIVIVDRDNKKIKIFDSVGKLLKEFTGENDNKIGIPFDVTVLENDTVAVTDYEQENIKVFTQDGNHVLTISGFFKHPRGITTNSKGEILVVDCRQQRITVHDPRSGNLIKTIEAEDQKGNKVLVDPYYISTTHEDNILVTDTAAPNIKVFNMEGRYIAEYGTYGIKEQQILQPFGICVDEYGYIFVADNQNHRIHLLNPDGKLNKFLLTKSNSIWHPMAVNISKKGFFMVSEALGKIRLYKYL, encoded by the coding sequence ATGGAGGAAACAGAGGAAACTCTGGCTGAACTGGTTGAGTCCAACTTCCTGAAGTGTTCCAGCTGTTGCCATGACTACCAGAGTCCTCGTCTGCTGCCCTGTCTCCACAGTCTGTGTGAAGAGTGCATCCAGAAGCTTCCTCGCCAAACCAGTTCTATAGCAGACGATCAGAAGTCATCAGAAAACCTTCCTAATGGAAACGTCATTGAACGCTTTTCCTGCCCAGTGTGTGTATCGTCAATCTCACTACCTGAAGGTGGAGGCGGAACCTTTCAAAGCAATGCATTCTTACAGGACTTGTGTCAGCTTTACAAGTATAAACACGATAAAGACAGAAAATGTGATTACTGTACATTTGCTGGTAAAACTGTCGATGCTGTTTCTTTATGTCTGAATTGTCATGACGACATGTGTGGTGATTGTCAAGAGGCTCACCATAAGACAAAGATCACCAGGAACCACCAAGTTGTGCCGTATGAGCAGATCAGAAATGGACTCTATGATCAAGACATCCGAGAACATCAATCATTAAAGTGTGAGGAACATGAAAACAATTCTCTGACTTCTTTCTGTACTGACTGTGAGGCACTTCTCTGTCCCAAGTGTCAAACTCCTGAACACGGAGGCCACAATGTTGTGGATCTTGATAACGCTTTGCCAaagtattcaaaacaaataaaaggCCTAATCTCCAGCATTAAGACCCGTCTTCCGTCCATACAGAATTACTGCGAGTTTTTAGAGAAGTACGCAGAGAATTTGGACCAGACGAAACAACAGCTTCTGACGGACACACAGACACAGGCCGACAGCTTGCATAGCATGATTGACGAGTGCAAGAACAAGCTCCAGCAAGAGATCAAAGAGACGTGTGAAACTGAGATGGATCAAGCCAAAGACAAGCTGAAGAATCTACAGGTCGCCTCGGGCTCCCTGCATAACAATGCTTACTTCCTAAACCAGCTGATGGCTCATGGGAAACCAGAAGAAGTTCTGGCAATGCACCGAGAAATCACAACCAGACTGACTCAACTCATTAAAATGCAACTAGATGGTCTTACATCCAAACTCAGGATTGGATTTCTCCCTGGAGCCAGCACTGAGCAGAATCTGCAGACCTTGTTCGGCAAGCTTTCAAATGACATGGTACCCATTGGCAAAAGCGAATCCACCCAGTTAGCAGGGGATGAGCTCAAAATCACCTCAATGCTACCCAATGTCAAAAACACTGCTGAATTCCTGCTAGCCTTTGATTCAGAGGGGACTGATGAGAACCGGGACATCTGGCCTACAGGAATGAGTGTCACCAAGAAGGACAATATAGTCATTGTGGACAGGgacaacaaaaaaatcaaaatctttgaCTCAGTGGGAAAATTACTGAAGGAATTTACAGGAGAAAACGACAACAAAATCGGAATTCCTTTTGATGTCACAGTGCTAGAGAACGATACTGTAGCAGTGACAGACTATGAACAAGAAAACATAAAGGTTTTCACACAAGACGGAAACCACGTTCTCACTATATCTGGCTTCTTTAAACATCCCCGCGGAATAACGACCAACAGCAAGGGAGAGATTCTAGTCGTAGACTGTCGTCAGCAAAGAATTACAGTTCATGACCCTAGATCTGGCAACCTGATTAAGACGATAGAAGCTGAGGACCAGAAAGGAAACAAAGTCCTAGTCGACCCCTACTACATCTCCACAACTCACGAGGATAACATTCTAGTCACTGACACGGCTGCTCCGAACATTAAAGTGTTCAACATGGAGGGGCGATATATCGCAGAATATGGCACCTACGGAATCAAAGAGCAGCAGATTCTGCAACCATTTGGAATCTGTGTGGACGAATACGGATATATCTTTGTTGCCGATAATCAGAACCATCGCATTCATCTTCTGAACCCTGATGGAAAGCTGAACAAGTTTCTACTCACCAAAAGCAACAGTATATGGCACCCAATGGCtgttaacatttcaaaaaaGGGATTTTTCATGGTGTCAGAGGCATTAGGAAAAATTAGACTGTACAAGTATTTATAG
- the LOC125680276 gene encoding phosphatidylethanolamine-binding protein 4-like isoform X1, which yields MKIEGRKSLRPEQGDKRNVNLAQKKNKTQQKTDVHIFLSNQYQTSMRNSIFFVVVVLFFWEGFMVCQLLQDNCRSGATLTLTSPGGGAVYSQCGATIDKVEAKEAPAVHFEQVQPGTLYTLVMVDPDAPFRDSPTQKYWLHWLVTNIKGDNLISGNVLGGDEIKQYNPPTPPKAKPGTPNPHRYLFYLLEQNGTSDTSLVNPQSRGQFKLDEFVSANGKIVASFQYTTSY from the exons ATGAAAATAGAGGGGAGAAAAAG CCTCAGACCCGAGCAGGGGGATAAAAGGAACGTTAACCTCGCACAGAAAAAGAACAAAACACAACAAAAGACAGATGTACACATCTTCCTCAGCAACCAATACCAAAC CAGCATGAGAAATTCTATCTTCTTTGTCGTCGTCGTCCTTTTCTTTTGGGAGGGATTCATGGTCTGCCAGCTCCTCCAGGACAACTGTCGTTCTGGCGCCACCCTCACGCTGACCAGCCCCGGGGGTGGTGCCGTGTACAGCCAGTGTGGTGCTACCATTGACAAGGTGGAGGCCAAGGAGGCACCCGCTGTACACTTTGAACAGGTCCAACCT GGCACTCTATACACCTTGGTGATGGTAGATCCTGATGCGCCATTCCGGGACAGCCCGACCCAGAAATATTGGCTGCACTGGCTGGTCACGAATATCAAG GGTGATAATTTGATCAGCGGAAATGTATTAGGTGGTGACGAGATCAAAC AATACAACCCTCCAACTCCACCCAAAGCAAAGCCGGGGACCCCCAACCCCCATAGATATTTATTCTACCTATTGGAACAGAATGGAACTTCCGACACCTCCCTCGTTAACCCTCAGTCCAGGGGTCAATTCAAGTTGGACGAGTTCGTCTCTGCCAATGGCAAGATTGTGGCATCCTTCCAATACACCACAAGTTACTAG